CACCACGTTGACGTGGTCGCGGCTGCGCAGCACGCCGTCCGCGACGGCGAGCAGGGTGTTGGCGTCCGGCGGGAGCCAGACCCGTACGACCTCGGGGCTCTTGTTGAGGACGTGGTCGACGAAGCCCGGATCCTGGTGCGAGAAGCCGTTGTGGTCCTGGCGCCAGACGTGGGAGGTGAGCAGGTAGTTGAGCGAGGCGATCGGGGCCCGCCAGGGGATCCGCCGGGTGGTGCGCAGCCACTTGACGTGCTGGTTCACCATCGAGTCGACGATGTGCACGAAAGCCTCGTAGCAGGAGAACAGGCCGTGCCGGCCGGTCAGCAGGTAGCCCTCCAGCCAGCCCTGGCAGGTGTGTTCGGAGAGGATCTCCATCACCCGTCCGTCGTGGGCGAGGTGCTCGTCGGTGGGCAGGGTGTCCGCCTGCCACGCCTTGCCGGTGGCGCCGTACACCGCCTGCAGGCGGTTGGAGGCGGTCTCGTCCGGACCGACCAGCCGGAAGTCCCGGCGCTGCGCGGTGTCCGCCATCACCTGCTCGAGCAGGCCGCCGAGCACGCGGGTCGGTTCGTGCAGGGTCACCCCGGGCTTGTCGACCGGTACGGCGTACTGCTCCAGCCGCGGCAGCGGCAGGTCGCGCAGCAGCAGGCCTCCGTTGGCGCGCGGATTGGCGCCCAGGCGGCGGGTCCCTTCGGGGACGCAGGCCAGGACCTGCTCGGTGGGCCGGCCGTGGGCGTCGAAGAGTTCCTCGGGCCGGTACGAGCGCATCCACGCCTCCAGCTGGGCGAGGTGGGCGGGGTTGTCCCGGACCTGGTCCAGGGGCACCTGGTGGGCGCGCCAGGTGCCTTCGACGGGGACGCCGTCCACCTGGGCGGGGCCCGTCCAGCCCTTGGGGGTGCGGAGCACGATCAGTGGCCAGGTCGGGCGGTCCGTGCAGCCGTCCTGGCGGGCGGCCCGCTGGACGGCGGTGATCCGGTCGAGTGCGGTGTCCACGGCTGCGGCCATCGCCCGGTGGACGGCCATCGGGTCCGTGCCGGTGACGTACAGCGGTTCGTGGCCGTAGCCGCGCAACAGGGCGTCGAGCTCGGCCTCGGGCAGCCGGGCGAGCAGCGCAGGATTGGCGATCTTGTATCCGTTGAGATGCAGGACCGGCAGCACGGCCCCGTCGTGCACCGGGTCGAGGAACTTGTTCCCGTGCCAGGAGGCCGCCAGCGGACCGGTCTCCGCCTCGCCGTCGCCGATCACACAGGCGACCAGCAGACCGGGGTTGTCCAACGCCGCGCCGTACGCGTGCGAGAGCGCGTAGCCGAGCTCCCCGCCCTCGTGGATCGATCCGGGTGTCTCGGGGGCGACGTGGCTGGGTACACCGCCGGGGAAGGAGAACTGCCGGAAGAGCGCGGCCATGCCGGCGGCGTCGCGGGTGATCTCCGGATAGGTGTCGGTGTAACTGCCGTCCAGCCAGGAGTTGGCGAGGACGGCGGGGCCGCCGTGGCCGGGGCCCCAGATGCAGATCGCGTCCAGGTCGCGCTGCTTCACCGCACGGTTGAGGTGTGTGTGCACCAGGTTGAGGCCCGGTGAGGTGCCCCAGTGGCCGAGCAGCCGGGGCTTGATCTGCTCGGGGGTCAGCGGCTCCCCGAGCAGCGGGTTCGTCAGCAGGTAGATCTGGCCGACCGCCAGGTAGTTGGCGGCCCTCCAGTGCGCGTCGAGGGTGCGGAGCTCCTGATCGGACGGCGGTGCGGACGCCGGTGCGGACGCCGGCTGGGGGTCGGTGGGCATCGCGATGGTCTCCTCGGACTCGTCGGGCGGAACACCACTGAGGTCTGACTTATCGTCACGCTCCGGATGCGGCCGCGCACAGGGCCGACCGGGCCAGGTTGCGGCGGCACGCCCTCGGGACCTGCGGCCCTGCTCCGGAGGCTGCCCGGCCCCTGTCCGCCGCACCCCGACGGGCGAAGGCTGGCCCTACCCGCCGATCCGTGCGGGTGCGCCGGGCCGGGGGCACCGACCCTGTCGCCGCGCGCCGGGCAGGACCGGCCGCCCCTCACAGTCCAGGAGGACGATTCCCATGACGCCGTATCTGCTTGCCGGCATCGACGGTTCCCCGCAGAGCACTGCGGCCGCCCGCTGGGCGGCCGGCGAGGCCGTCCGCCGGGGGCGCGGCCTGCGGCTGGTCCATGCGCAGACCTGGCTCGACGACGTCCACGCGGACCCGGGCCGGCCGTCGGACGTGCGCGACCTCACCTTGCGCATGCTCGCGGACGCGCAGCAGGACGTCCGGCGCACCCACCCCGGGCTTGAGGTGGACACCGACCTGATCGGTGGCGCCGAGCCGGTGGACAGGCTGGTGGAGGCCGCCGCCGACGCCGATCTGCTGGTCCTCGGCTCGCGGGGTGTCGGGGGTTCGCAGGCCTGCTGGTCGGCTCGGTCGGCCTGGCCGTCGTCGCCCGTTGCGGGGTGCCGACCGTGCTCGTCCCTGCCATCGGAGGCGGACACCCGGGCGACCACGGCGGACGGGAGGTCGTCCTCGGCGTCGACACCCGGGCCCCTTCCGACGACGTCATCGACTTCGCGTTCCGCCAGGCCGCCCGGCAGGGAGCGGTGCTGCGTGCCGTCCACGGCTGGACGCCGCCGCCGGTCTACGGGTACGCAGGCTGGGTGCCCTCGCAGGTCGAGGCCGACCAGTTCCGCACGATCGAGGCCGAGCTCCTCAGGGAGGCGCTGGCGGCCCGGCGCGAGAAGTACCCGGACGTCGTCCTGATCGAGGACTGCCGCCCGGGCACCGGTGCGTCGGCCCTGGTGGAGTCGTCCGCCGACGCCGCCCTGGTGGTGGTCGGGCGACGGCGCCGCCCGCACGGCGCGGGGATGCGGATCGGGCCGGTCGCCCACGCCGTCCTCCACCACGCCGAGGCGCCGGTCGCCGTCGTCCCGCACGACTGACGGACGCGGACGCCGCCCTCGCCGCACGCTCCACGCCGTGCCCTCGCAGCCCAAGGGCGGGGCACGGGGGCCGGCGTGCCCCTCACGGTCGGGCCCGCCCCAGGCGCCGCCGCGACCGGACCATGGAACCGTCAGGGACCACCGGCCTTCCCTGCGACCCCGGCGGTGGCCCACGACCCGGCCACCCGTTCGTGGCGTCCCCCACCGGGTGGGACCGGCCCGGAGATTCCGCACCCGCCGACGCAGCGCCGTCCCCGAAGGAGCGACCCATGCCCCACACACCCCACCGCGCGGCCCGAGCGTGGCGCCGGCATCTGCGGCGGGCCCTCGGCGCCGAAAGCAGCATGCTGAGTCGGCCTGTCGACCG
The Kitasatospora paranensis genome window above contains:
- a CDS encoding phosphoketolase family protein, which gives rise to MPTDPQPASAPASAPPSDQELRTLDAHWRAANYLAVGQIYLLTNPLLGEPLTPEQIKPRLLGHWGTSPGLNLVHTHLNRAVKQRDLDAICIWGPGHGGPAVLANSWLDGSYTDTYPEITRDAAGMAALFRQFSFPGGVPSHVAPETPGSIHEGGELGYALSHAYGAALDNPGLLVACVIGDGEAETGPLAASWHGNKFLDPVHDGAVLPVLHLNGYKIANPALLARLPEAELDALLRGYGHEPLYVTGTDPMAVHRAMAAAVDTALDRITAVQRAARQDGCTDRPTWPLIVLRTPKGWTGPAQVDGVPVEGTWRAHQVPLDQVRDNPAHLAQLEAWMRSYRPEELFDAHGRPTEQVLACVPEGTRRLGANPRANGGLLLRDLPLPRLEQYAVPVDKPGVTLHEPTRVLGGLLEQVMADTAQRRDFRLVGPDETASNRLQAVYGATGKAWQADTLPTDEHLAHDGRVMEILSEHTCQGWLEGYLLTGRHGLFSCYEAFVHIVDSMVNQHVKWLRTTRRIPWRAPIASLNYLLTSHVWRQDHNGFSHQDPGFVDHVLNKSPEVVRVWLPPDANTLLAVADGVLRSRDHVNVVVAGKQPCFDWLPLDDARAHCARGAGRWEWAGTDDGGLDPDVVLACAGDVPTQEVIGAAGLLRRHLPDLAVRVVNVVDLTRLMPSEEHPHGMPDDEFDALFTRDRPVVFAYHGYPWLIHRLAYRRTVHPHLHVRGYKESGTTTTPFDMVVRNDLDRYRLVMDVIDRTPGLAVRAADLRRQMADTRSRHHAWIREHGTDLPEVADWTWGS
- a CDS encoding universal stress protein — translated: MLVPAIGGGHPGDHGGREVVLGVDTRAPSDDVIDFAFRQAARQGAVLRAVHGWTPPPVYGYAGWVPSQVEADQFRTIEAELLREALAARREKYPDVVLIEDCRPGTGASALVESSADAALVVVGRRRRPHGAGMRIGPVAHAVLHHAEAPVAVVPHD